A section of the Chlorocebus sabaeus isolate Y175 chromosome 17, mChlSab1.0.hap1, whole genome shotgun sequence genome encodes:
- the H2AC1 gene encoding histone H2A type 1-A, whose protein sequence is MSGRGKQGGKARAKAKSRSSRAGLQFPVGRIHRLLRKGNYADRIGAGAPVYLAAVLEYLTAEILELAGNASRDNKKTRIIPRHLQLAIRNDEELNKLLGGVTIAQGGVLPNIQAVLLPKKTESHHHKAQSK, encoded by the coding sequence ATGTCTGGACGAGGAAAGCAGGGGGGAAAAGCACGCGCCAAGGCTAAATCTCGCTCCTCTAGAGCAGGTTTGCAGTTTCCCGTAGGTCGAATTCACCGTTTACTCCGTAAGGGAAACTATGCAGACCGGATAGGGGCAGGCGCACCAGTGTACTTGGCGGCAGTGTTAGAATATCTGACAGCAGAAATTCTTGAACTGGCTGGCAATGCATCTCGCGATAACAAGAAAACTCGCATTATTCCCCGCCACCTGCAGCTAGCCATCCGCAATGACGAGGAACTCAATAAGCTTTTAGGCGGCGTGACCATTGCACAGGGCGGGGTCCTGCCCAACATTCAAGCAGTGCTGCTGCCCAAGAAGACTGAGAGTCACCACCATAAAGCCCAAAGCAAGTAA